Proteins from a single region of Enoplosus armatus isolate fEnoArm2 chromosome 6, fEnoArm2.hap1, whole genome shotgun sequence:
- the slc25a22a gene encoding mitochondrial glutamate carrier 1 encodes MADKQISLPAKLINGGIAGLIGVTCVFPIDLAKTRLQNQQNGSRLYTSMSDCLIKTIRSEGYFGMYRGAAVNLTLVTPEKAIKLAANDFFRHHLSKDGKLTLLKEMLAGCGAGTCQVIVTTPMEMLKIQLQDAGRIAAQRKLMPETVPAGAVETKSPTAMQLTRELLREKGIAGLYKGLGATLLRDVPFSIIYFPLFANLNNLGKRGVEGPAPFYVSFFSGCLAGSTAAVAVNPVDVIKTRLQSLNRGSTEDTYSGVTDCIRKIMRNEGPSAFLKGAYCRALVIAPLFGIAQVVYFLGVGEFILSFLPKKDN; translated from the exons ATGGCTGACAAGCAGATCAG TTTGCCTGCCAAATTGATCAATGGGGGGATCGCTGGCCTAATTGGAGTGACCTGTGTGTTTCCCATTGACCTGGCCAAGACTCGCTTGCAAAACCAGCAAAATGGATCTCGCCTTTACACCAGCAT gtcaGATTGCCTTATTAAGACCATCCGGTCAGAAGGGTATTTTGGGATGTACCGAG GAGCCGCGGTGAACTTAACACTAGTCACGCCAGAGAAAGCCATCAAATTGGCTGCCAACGACTTCTTCAGGCATCACCTCTCCAAGGATGG aaAACTCACTCTGCTTAAAGAGATGCTGGCTGGGTGCGGGGCAGGTACATGCCAG gttATTGTCACAACTCCTATGGAGATGTTGAAAATCCAGCTCCAAGATGCTGGAAGAATTG CGGCTCAGAGGAAGCTGATGCCAGAGACGGTGCCAGCAGGTGCTGTGGAGACCAAGTCCCCAACAGCTATGCAGCTAACCAGAGAATTACTGAGGGAAAAGGGCATCGCTGGGCTGTATAAAGGCCTTGGTGCCACATTGCTCAG GGATGTTCCTTTTTCCATCATCTATTTCCCCCTTTTTGCCAACTTGAATAACCTGGGCAAAAGAGGCGTGGAGGGGCCTGCTCCTTTCTACGTGTCGTTTTTTTCAGGCTGTCTTGCGGGGAGCACTGCGGCTGTTGCTGTCAACCCTGTTGATG tgatAAAGACTAGACTGCAGTCCCTGAACCGAGGGAGCACAGAAGACACGTACAGTGGAGTGACTGACTGTATCAG AAAAATCATGCGTAATGAGGGTCCATCAGCGTTCCTGAAGGGAGCCTACTGTCGAGCCTTGGTCATCGCACCTCTGTTTGGCATCGCCCAGGTGGTCTACTTCCTGGGTGTGGGTGAATTTATCCTCAGCTTCTTGCCTAAAAAAGACAACTGA
- the pidd1 gene encoding p53-induced death domain-containing protein 1, with the protein MNSGFRERSSEEGAAPDEEDGDLAVGWVMEDEEVEVRPACNPSRTTSKVPDPSTDILALRLWRGLVYQDQEKSERETGPTASSGVMSDGQVEAVEPERDAPSVSPSSLMDTCGPSISSLSSSYSSTHHHHPNFSSPSSSSVLSLTPPLPPSVELPAVLTETRLTLDVYLGGAAALPLLWLSIPGQLRGLQYLRLGSEDKPGLNGALDVLPHLTELRSLAIRGHCFYDSQGDPLPGLLSTLPTSVSSLSHLVHLDLSFNQLSSLPLCLLCLPVLSSLLLCHNHLSALPPDIGQLSSLTYLSLLGNELVSLPPSLGQLKALQTLDISHNLLQQLPDEIGSLEELVKLELSHNKLRQLPESMGSLLSLRDLVIYSNDLRLIPHCLNKLPLLKIDVRDNPLGQPPTPPPLPPTPDQAEMKIPELHLGYNQHSFCVSSAGCHVFLPGGAELLFPPGCLVTTTRLEWVEKRPERKWVWLEEHDILLSRPLELRPHGVTFLKPVEVCVPYRRRKRREVVVQRFDGQSWSTLPTVLRRGSESHSSHPGGRPARLACCAVSQFSWFMAVSRPVKDSCSVTPAGALLVSSSDPGIKLHFPPDSTVQTRTITLQVLQVSVSEVQALCGDPQASVSPLLCLSQTPSIHFLQPVKVQVPLPSGVTGHTVDTSCLHLLHGDPTAQTWTDITSQVSLYVTHLYAIFYVTHFSWYWLWYTTQRCVSGVVRKVYQRLKQFKVQFLVLQRKTDPSQVMLQCLPSNKVDSRVQSLSEQYEGPQPSDLCDLLEGEQFFAGFERGLDITTERPDCMEGRLCFVFYSSLKNLKEVYICPAQGQKGPVRGQVSFYRGEIPNNLPEEVARRRKGYDSQWLATLPLRLPALNSENNFIMEELQHPPLNLGDPESGYLTEANLLSISLQIGQDWRVIGINLGLSYQELDRIQYKYRDNLGALVLDMLFLWARGQRNAGPGAVSRLVAAMTESGRRDLADEIEDIVIIGRRKYSESLRRVGLEAEESSSLGETQQ; encoded by the exons ATGAACAGTGGCttcagagagagaagcagcgaGGAGGGGGCAGCTCCTGACGAAGAGGATGGGGATCTGGCAGTCGGTTGGGTTATGGAGGATGAAGAAGTGGAAGTGAGACCTGCATGTAACCCATCAAGGACAACATCCAAAGTACCAGACCCTTCTACGGACATTTTGGCTCTGAGGCTCTGGAGAGGACTTGTGTACCAGGATCAGGAGAAATCAGAGAGGGAGACTGGACCGACTGCGTCAAGTGGTGTGATGTCTGATGGTCAAGTCGAAGCTGTGGAGCCAGAGAGGGATGCTCCTTCTGTGTCTCCCTCCAGCCTCATGGACACTTGTGGTCCTTCCATATCAAGCCTCTCTTCCTCTTACTCCTCcacccatcatcatcatcccaaTTTTTCTTCaccctcatcttcctctgtaTTGTCTCTGACTCCACCCTTACCTCCCTCTGTGGAGCTCCCAGCTGTGTTGACTGAAACAAGGCTGACCCTGGATGTGTACCTGGGAGGAGCAGCTGCACTGCCGCTGCTTTGGTTGTCCATCCCAGGTCAGCTGAGAGGCCTCCAGTACCTGAGACTGGGCTCTGAGGATAAACCTGGCCTGAATGGCGCACTGGATGTCCTACCCCATCTCACAGAGCTGCGCTCACTGGCTATTCGGG GACACTGTTTTTATGACTCACAAGGTGATCCGCTGCCTGGCCTCCTCTCCACTTTGCCCACATCTGTTTCCTCCCTTTCACATCTGGTGCACCTGGATCTCTCCTTCAaccagctctcctctctgccactgtGCCTTCTCTGCTTGCCAGTGCTGTCCTCTTTGCTCCTCTGTCACAACCACCTCTCAGCTTTGCCTCCTGATATAGGCCAGCTGTCCTCCCTCACCTACCTCTCCCTCCTGGGGAACGAGCTGGTCTCTCTTCCCCCAAGTCTGGGTCAGCTGAAAGCCCTACAGACACTTGATATTTCACATAACCTTCTTCAGCAACTACCTGATGAAATTGGTTCTCTGGAGGAGCTTGTTAAGCTGGAATTGTCCCACAACAAGCTGAGGCAGCTACCAGAGAGCATGG gctctctcctctccctcaggGACCTTGTCATCTACAGCAATGACCTCCGCCTGATCCCACATTGTCTGAACAAACTGCCTCTGCTGAAAATAGATGTGCGTGACAATCCTTTGGGACAACCcccaacccctcctcctctccctcctacACCTG ATCAAGCAGAAATGAAAATTCCAGAGTTGCACCTTGGATATAATCAGCACAG TTTCTGTGTTTCGTCTGCTGGGTGTCATGTGTTTCTCCCAGGGGGGGCTGAGCTGCTGTTCCCCCCGGGGTGCCTGGTGACAACCACAAGACTGGAGTGGGTTGAGAAAAGGCCAGAAAGGAAGTGGGTGTGGCTGGAGGAGCACGACATCTTACTGAGTCGACCACTGGAACTTCGTCCTCATGGAGTTACATTTCTAAAG cctgtggaggtgtgtgtgccgTATCGTCggagaaaaagaagggaggTGGTGGTGCAGAGGTTTGACGGACAGTCATGGAGCACTCTGCCCACTGTtctgaggagaggaagtgagagccATAGCAGTCACCCTGGTGGACGTCCCGCCAGG CTGGCCTGCTGCGCTGTGAGCCAGTTCTCCTGGTTTATGGCAGTGTCCCGTCCAGTAAAGGACAGTTGCTCTGTTACACCAGCTGGAGCCTTGCTGGTGTCCAGCTCTGACCCTGGAATTAAGCTCCACTTCCCTCCAGACTCCACCGTGCAGACCCGCACTATAACTTTACAG GTGCTGCAGGTGTCTGTGTCAGAGGTACAGGCACTGTGTGGTGATCCTCAGGCCAGCGTtagccctctcctctgcctctcccagACTCCCAGCATCCATTTCCTGCAACCTGTCAAAGTTCAGGTCCCTTTGCCATCTGGAGTCACAG GCCATACAGTTGATACGTCCTGTTTGCATCTGCTGCATGGAGACCCCACTGCCCAAACTTGGACTGACATTACATCGCAAGTGTCTCTCTACGTCACCCATTTGTATGCCATTTTCTACGTCACACATTTCTCCTG GTACTGGCTGTGGTACACCACTCAGCGCTGTGTTAGCGGGGTGGTCAGGAAGGTCTATCAAAGGCTAAAACAGTTCAAAGTCCAGTTCCTCGTCCTCCAGCGGAAGACTGATCCTTCACAAGTTATGCTACAGTGTTTACCTTCTAACAAG GTGGACAGCAGAGTGCAGTCTCTGTCAGAGCAATATGAAGGGCCTCAGCCTTCAGACCTGTGTGACCTGCTGGAGGGAGAGCAGTTCTTCGCTGGCTTTGAGAGGGGCTTAGATATCACCACAG AGAGACCAGACTGTATGGAGGGAagactgtgttttgtgttttactccAGCCTGAAGAATCTGAAGGAAGTGTACATCTGTCCTGCTCAGGGTCAGAAGGGGCCAGTGAGGGGACAA GTGTCTTTTTATAGAGGGGAGATTCCCAACAATCTGCCAGAGGAAGTGGCGAGAAGGAGGAAAGGATATGACAGCCAGTGGCTTGCAACTTTACCACTAAGACTTCCT GCTCTAAACTCCGAAAATAATTTCATTATGGAGGAGCTCCAGCATCCTCCTCTGAACCTGGGTGACCCTGAGAGCGGCTACCTGACAGAAGCCAACCTGCTGTCCATCTCTCTTCAGATTGGACAGGACTGGCGTGTTATTGGCATCAATCTTGGGTTAAGCTACCAGGAGTTGGACCGCATCCAGTACAAATACAG GGACAACCTGGGAGCCTTGGTGCTGGACATGCTCTTCCTGTGGGCCCGGGGACAGAGGAACGCAGGACCAGGAGCAGTGTCGAGGCTAGTTGCCGCTATGACAGAGAGCGGCAGGAGAGACCTGGCAGATGAGATCGAGGACATTGTCATTATAGGAAGGAGAAAGTACTCGGAGTCACTGAGGAGAGTGGGTCTGGAAGCAGAAGAGAGCTCCTCCCTCGGTGAAACCCAGCAGTAG